DNA sequence from the Hemitrygon akajei chromosome 8, sHemAka1.3, whole genome shotgun sequence genome:
GGATAACCTAAAACTCACCATTGTGAACCACTTTGGCTCAGAATTTCTAGGAGCAAGTAAGCCAATTGCACTAGCTGTTCTGTGCAGTAAATCCCAAACCTATCTGTTTGGATCTACTATCTGTTTGAGAACTTTGAGCCTCAGAGTAGTGTCCTTGATCCTCCTTGCTTATGCACATGCACAGAAACCGTAGAGCGTGGTCATGATGTCAATCAGTGCTGATGAAAGAAACTCCTCTAGGTACACAAGGCTTGCAAATGATAGGGCCTTGAACATGAGCAAAGCCTTAATTAGGGGTTCGAAGACTGATTGTGTAGCTCAATTTTGCATAGGTCACTGCAGGGTTCAGAGGCAATTATAATTTTCCTGTGAAGGCTATTCTTTTGAGTACTTTTCTAAGTAATTGCTCCTATTTGCCCTGAAATCTTTGGGCTCCCGGAATGATGGCAGCTCCCTCAGCTAATTGCTTCCTCAACCAACACCATCTCATAGCCCTAATCCTGTTCCTGACTAATTCACTTCCAGATCCTCTTTTGAAACCAATACACTGATCCACTCTGATTCTTGgtcctgtttttttaaaattttccccaATTCCCGtgatcttgtaaatctcctctggcgcTCTTTTACCTGGTTTATCCAGAGGTGCTGAATGGTGATTCCTTTCTGCTTCCTGATGTTACCTTCAGCATAACTAGAAGCTCATCAGCCAGTTTGATTCCCTTCATCCATTACCCTAAGCAAATATAGCAAATGCTGAAGGATTGATTAACACACTGAAGTACTGAAAACTCTCAGTTTAGAACTTAGTTTCAGTTAACCTGTTCTATTATAGTGATAGTATTGTTTGGTGGATGGATGCCAGAGTGTAAAAATGTCTGAGTGTGTCCATTTCACAAAAAGCAGGACAAAACTAATTGAGCTAGTTACCACCCAACCAGTCTATACTTGTTCATCAGTGAATGGATGTAAGGTGTTCTGCCACTTAATTTGCAATAACATGTTAATCACTGCCCAGTTTTTTGCTTTCACCCCTCTCACTTGGCTGTATCACTTTTCCAAACATAGACAAAGGAGGTGAATCCAGAGGTAAAATGAGAGTGACATCAAAACAGCatttaatttaaatatggcattgaggGACACTGAAGACATTATACATTGAGAGGAAAACACTCCAATGATTGCAGTCAATCATTTCAGCCTCAGGGCATAATGACAGGAATTGCTTGGGACATGTTCCTAAGCACAACCATCCTTGATTGTTTCATCAATTGCCTGCCATCTTAAGATCAGAAGAGGGTATGTTTGCTGCTTCTCGTGTTACCACAATCCTGCTATTCTAGGAATCAACctaataaatcttttctgcaagtAAACCTTTCCTGAGGTGACCTGTATTGGATGTTAACTTTGTGATTCAGATAAAAGGGCACTTAGATCTTTCTGAACACCAGCACCTTTCTTTGGCCCCCTGCATCATCTTCCTGGCCTACTTTATTATTGTTTTGCATTATCAGCAAAAGTTGTGGGTTTGGACGACTGAGGTGCAGCAATGATCTCTGCTGGGGCCTACCTATTGGACAAGAGGGTAAAGAGTAATATAGTTGATACAGCTGACATTTGCCACGAGTGtgagtaggataaatgcaggCATCTATTCTTTTCTAATTAGTGGGGCTCGGGGGAGAGGCAGTTTATTGAATGGGCAAGAAATTGTAGGAGAAATATTATGTTGGAGAATGAGCTCttccacttctgtagaaattgaAAGATGTTGACATTATTTTATATGAACCTGTAAGTTATTGAGCAAAAAGCAGCCAGGAAGGCAAATGTATCAAAGGCTAAGATACAAGTGGACTTGAGTATATAAGTACAGACACTATAGTTCAGTCATTAACTTTCTGATTTAAGAACACTCCTAGCAGTGTGCTTGTTTGAGGTCAGTGCCAAGTGGCGAGAGATGGCAACCCTTGCGTCTTCTTCGACATTGGTTTTGATAAGCAGCCAGTGGGCCGCATTGTATTCGAGCTAAGGAGCGATGTTGTTCCAAAAACTGCAGAGAACTTCTGTGTGCTTTGTACCAAaccagagggtgaggggtttaAGGGATCAATTTTTCACCGAATAATTCCTGGCTATATGTGCCAAGGTGGAGATTTCACAAAAGGCAATGGCACAGGGGGCAAATCCATCTATGGTAACAAATTTCCAGATGAGAACTTCATACTCAAACATGAAGGAGAAGGAATATTGTCAATGGCAAATGCTGGGCCCAATACAAATGGATCACAATTTTTTATCCGTACTGCCCAAACTAGTTGGTTGGATGGAAAGCATGTTGTGTTTGGCCGTGTGGTAGAAGGCATGGATGTTGTAAAACAAATGGAATCAAAGGGACCACAGAGTGGAAAGACGAGTGTTACTGTtcacattcttcactgtggaacaacGTGATGAGAACATTCTTACGGTGGCTGCTCAGTCTTTTTTCCATTGGTACATTGCAATGAAGGTGGCAAAATCCAAATCTCAAGTTGATTTGTATAATCGTACATTTCCAAGTTACCTGAGGCTTTTGCCCAGGTTGGAGCCTAAACCATCAATTTTCAGTGATCTTTGGCAGTGCTTAGCCTTTATCTTTTACATGAGGAATAATggaattatttgtttattttagcCTTGTACTAAAACACTTCATTCAAATAAAATGTACATTTGCTCACCAAAAAAAActttgtgattttaaaaaaaacacaccttTCTTTATTCACTTTGTCTCTCCTCAAACTCTTGAAAGTTTAATGAAACCACTATAAATTCCCCTCTTAGCTTTCTGTACTTCAGTAGAAATGTAAGGAGTTCCAGGTCTCTACACACTAGTTATTCTACATTTGTATGCTCTTTCTGGCTTTTGTGGAAGTATTCTATTGGATTTTCTATATTCTATTGGTTGTATTCCTTGTTTTCCTCTGTTCAACAGAGGTACTCAATTAACTCAAATTCTAATGTTTTGTATTTTGGGCACAACTTGCTTATAATTCCAGTGAGAGACATCATTGCAGTGTGGGAGCCAACTGAAACGAACAAGTCTTGCTGTGAGTGAGTTTTATTTGAGCCAGTAAAAAAAATGGAGGTGTTAAGTGGAGTGGCCGTTGTTGCAATAGGCCACTGTTAGAGTGTGGGTGTTAGAGAATGTGAGAGGTCTTGTTCATTCAACAAGCTTCAGTGAGAACAGGTGCGGGCAAACACAGGTGCAGGTTCTAAGTGAATTTCTAttgagttttttttctctctatttgcACATAGCTAGTGCACTGAGATTGGGGCCAGAGTTAGTGGTATGTTCTCTTTCacgtgggagaatgaggaggtgaaagTTAGGAACTACAGGGAGATGGTCACCCCTATTTTACAGGAAGCAGGTACCTAggtgagggaaagggaataggcagctagTGCAGAATACCCCGTGGTCATCCTCCTCAATAATGAGTGTACTGCTTTGGGTACTGTTGACTGACCTATCATGGGAAAGCTGCAgagactgggtctctggcactgagtcagaCTGTGGCTcaaaaaggaagggagcagaagagcAGTGCAGTATTGatgggggattccatagttaaagGAGCaggacacagtctatagaagtaaggtatagcagcatcaacttcatggacactatacagattacagaggaggcaaatttgtcttgaggcaaattagggtggataaatccacagggcctgacaaggtgttccctcagaccctgcagtaggcaagtgcagaaattgccgagtccatagcagagatatttaaatcatccttagcaacaggtgaagTACTCAGAGGATTCAAGGATAGCCAAtgctgttccactgtttaagaaaggctctaaaaataaaccaggaaattataggccagtgagccttagTGGGAAaggattctgtggacatgaaagagagACCCAGATGGAATGTTGCCTCCTAAGTTTGAGGGTTAGAGATacctcagatcaggtccacagcattctaaagtgggagggtgaatagcTGGAAGTtgtagtacatattggtacagCAGCATAAGTAAAAAAAGGGAGGAGAGTTGGGTAGAATATATATAATATAGGGAGTTGGGtagaaaactgaaaagcaggacctccagggtggtaatCTTTGGATTGCTCCTTATACCACATGTTAGTGAGAGTAAGAAGAGAATGATTTagcagatgaatacatggctgaagaattggtgcagtgggcaggatttcagatttctggatcattgagatctcttcttgggaaggtataacctgtacaaaagaggTGGATTACACCTGAATCCAAGGAGGGCCAATAgctttgtgggcaggtttgctggagctatTGGAATAGTTCAAGAAAATTTGGcaaggagatgggaaccagagtgatagggttgaggatggggcagttggtatccaagtagatgcagtgtgtagtgaggctgtgaggaaggacaagcagatggTAGGGCAGAATTACAGTGAGTGGGAAGTGTaacagcaaaattgaaaagggtgatgaatacaggattgaaagTGTTATTTGACTAAACACAGtactatatggaataaggtagatgatcttgtagctctgttagagattggcaggtatgacgttgtgggcaccACTGAGACAGCTGAAAGATAATAGatgggaacttaacatccaaggacatGCATTGTCTTGAAagaataggcaggtaggcagaggaggttgggtgGTGCTTTTGgggaaaaatgaaatcaaattcatAGAAAGAACAGATTGGAAGATTTAGGATCCTTGTGGAAAGAGTTAATGAATGATTTGGGAAGGCTATTTTTTGGCAAaaatgtacttggtaagtgggaggccttcaaaagtgaaattttgagagtacaaaacctggatgtgcctgtcagaataaaagataaagataatgggtgtagggaaccttggttttcaagagatattgagaccctggttaaacaggtaggaacaaatgaggtgcttatggagtataagaaatacaagagaacaacTAAAGAtatcaagagggctaaaagaaggaacacacacaaaatgctggaggaactcagcaggccagacagcatctatagaaaagagcaaacagttgacgttttgggccaagacccttcatcaggattggagttgagaagtcagagtaagaaggtgggtagtgagaaggaagaagtacaaggtagtaagtAATAGTTGAAACtgagtgggggaagggatgaagggtgaagtaaagaactgggaagttgattggtgaaagaaataaagggctggagaaggggaaatctgataggagatgacagaaggtcaagaaggcatgaagttgcctaagcaaacaaggtgaaggagaatcctaagggattctacagatctgttgagcaaaaggattgcaagggataaaattggttcaCTGGAAAATCAGACTGGTGATTCATgtctggagccaaaagagatgaggggagatcttaactACGGTAATTTTttagcatctgtatttactcaggaaaatgacacagtctatagaagtgaggtagAGCAGCGTCAACTTCATGGacactatacagattacagaggaggaggtttgttgtcttgaggcaaattagggtggataaatccacagggcctgataaggtgttccctcagaccctgcagTAGGCAGGTGCAGAAATTGCCGAGTccatagcagagatatttaaatcatcctcagcAACAGGTGAAGTATCCAGGGGATTCAAGGATAGCCAAagctgttccattgtttaagaaaggctctaaaaataaaccaggaaattataggccagtgatccTTAGTGGGAAGATATTCTGAGGGAACTGATATATAagtatatggaaaagagtacagttaacatttcaggctgaaacgttgattgtactcttttctatagatgctgcctgggctgcttagttcctctagcactttgtgtgtgtgttgcttggatttccagcatttgaagattttctcttgtttgatttaagtatttgaatagacatggactgattaaggatagttagcatggtttcATGCATGGTACATCAGGTCTAACCAATtttacagagttttttgaggaagttaccaggaaagtggatgaaggcaagacagtagatgttgtcttcatggactttagcaagggtaGTTGggcaggaaggttcagtcactcagtattcaggATGAAGAATttgacattggttttgtgggagaagctagagaggggttgtctctctgactggaggcctgtgaatagtgctgtgctgcagggattgttgctgggtctgttgtttgtcatgtatatcAACGATcaggataataatgtggttaactggatcagcaaatttgtggataagataagataaaactttatttatcccaaaggaaGCTATTGTTGCAGGGTGGCTCAGTCAGAAATAaacactttaaaatacaaaatgtaagcaaTGAGGTACGAGAAAGAATACAAAATGCGCTTACAAAGTAGtagtgcaaaatacagatgtgcaatgaaaccatatACTTGTAGACTTGAGGAGGATTTGTTGTAGAGtcttgtggccactgggagaaaggatctcctgtggtgTTCAGTGGTGCACTTCGGTGGAATAGGTcggttactaaaagtgctcctcttttTGTCGAGTATGTCATggaaggggtgagagggattgCCCATAATGCCCCATGGCTTCTGCAGTATCCTCCTCTCAGACACTGCCACCAGGGAATCCAGTTACACCCCTGgaaaagaaccagccttcctaACACCAAGATTACAGGAACAATACcagcatagatagaagattggccgACTTGCACAAGGCTAAGAGCAggtataaagggagccttttcaggttggctgctagtgactagtagtgttctgcagtGGTCAATGTTATGGCCACTTTTCTTCAAGTTCtatgttaataatttggatgatagtCCTCATCCTGGTGGGATGGGAAACTTGATTGGATGAGAACTAATcagtcaggagggatggactatgggggtataaatatCACTGGACTAGACTTGCACAGGCATtattcctgatgaagatggcagagtttgtcattgaaacatcagttcTCCTTGATACCTGtgcctggctggaagcctgaagAGTTTATTGGTTCAAAAATTCCCTCTGTTTGCCTTTTACCTTTTAAACgtttgccctctggtattggacccCTCAGCTATGTGGAAAAGTTTCTCAGTTTTAATCCTTTCTATGCCCttgacctctgctgctgtgagGGAAAAGAAGGTCAGCCTTTTCAGCCTCTCTTTATGATCCCAGGCAACTCCTTTTTGAatttcctgcaccctctccagtacaGTTAAATCCTTTATATGTAGGTAATACTCTAGCtttaaccaatgttttataaaattaTACTGTAACCTACTTTGTCTAGTATTATATGCTCTGCGTAATGAAGGCAAGTATCAGCATTCCTTGTTCATTACCTTACCCACCTGTGCTACCACCTTCAGAGATCATTAGACTtgaacaccaaggtccctctggtTCTCAGTACTCTTTAGAAACCTACAGAAATTGTGTATGCCTTATCTGTATTAGTCTCCCCAAAATGCATCACATCATGTTTAccagaattaaattccatctgccatgctcTGCACACATATTAAATGAGTATCATATTGTAGGCAATGAGTACCTCCTCACTATGACAATAGCAACAGCTTTTGTGTCATTTGTGAACATGTTAGTCATTCTTCTTGCATTCATATTGAAATTGTTCATGTACGTAACAGTTGGAGTCATCATTGGTAACAGGCTTTCAATCATAATACAAAAAACTCCCAATTGTCACATCTTTTTATTGCGAGAAGCCAATTTTGTCTCAGTTTGCCAGCCTTGAATTCATCTAAATATTTGGCAGAATCTGCCATCAGTGACTTTGTCAATGGTCTTATTGAAGTCCATATGTACTATATCAACTTTACAGCTCTAATCTTTAAAACTTTGTTACTACTTCAAACAGTAATCAATTGGTCAGATAGGATCTCCCCAAAATC
Encoded proteins:
- the LOC140731510 gene encoding peptidyl-prolyl cis-trans isomerase-like, which codes for MQNINAHGDQTISKCQVARDGNPCVFFDIGFDKQPVGRIVFELRSDVVPKTAENFCVLCTKPEGEGFKGSIFHRIIPGYMCQGGDFTKGNGTGGKSIYGNKFPDENFILKHEGEGILSMANAGPNTNGSQFFIRTAQTSWLDGKHVVFGRVVEGMDVVKQMESKGPQSGKTSVTVHILHCGTT